One candidate division TA06 bacterium genomic window carries:
- a CDS encoding 4Fe-4S binding protein, giving the protein MEISQKILELLPGLNCGLCGSYQGCLGYARRLEQGEPDLGLCLPGGESLRSKLLEFWAERNAGTMAEVSFLICQGDSHKSADRFEHQGISTCRAAMLAWGGPRQCLYGCLRFGDCAASCPYGAITVGKQGLPKVDFTKCQGCGRCAKACPKQIFKLSPKSQQIFLACSNQSRAEGFSGICQSGCTSCGACLEACPYGAISWEGSLPKIDYQRCRSCSICVIKCPPKSYIDRIPIRPTAFIGLQCNGCGQCKANCPTDCIIGKKNEHHKVIRGQCIGCGLCFEVCPQKAVTMLGALGHVDLTRF; this is encoded by the coding sequence ATGGAAATCTCTCAAAAAATACTGGAACTGTTGCCCGGACTGAACTGCGGACTGTGCGGCTCTTACCAAGGATGCCTGGGCTATGCCCGGCGGCTGGAGCAGGGCGAGCCGGACCTGGGCCTTTGCCTGCCAGGCGGCGAGAGCCTCAGGTCAAAGCTGCTGGAGTTCTGGGCCGAGAGGAACGCCGGTACTATGGCCGAGGTCTCCTTCCTGATCTGCCAGGGTGATTCCCACAAATCCGCCGACCGCTTTGAGCATCAGGGCATCTCCACCTGCCGGGCCGCCATGCTGGCCTGGGGAGGCCCCCGCCAGTGCCTTTACGGCTGTCTGCGTTTTGGAGACTGCGCGGCCTCCTGCCCCTACGGCGCCATCACAGTGGGAAAGCAGGGATTGCCCAAGGTTGATTTCACCAAATGCCAGGGCTGCGGACGCTGCGCCAAGGCCTGCCCCAAGCAGATATTCAAGCTGTCGCCCAAAAGCCAGCAGATATTTCTGGCCTGCAGCAACCAGTCCAGGGCCGAAGGTTTCTCCGGCATCTGCCAAAGCGGCTGCACCAGCTGCGGAGCGTGCCTGGAAGCCTGCCCTTATGGAGCCATCAGCTGGGAGGGCTCCCTGCCCAAAATTGATTACCAGCGCTGCCGCTCCTGCTCCATCTGCGTCATCAAATGCCCGCCCAAAAGCTATATTGACCGGATCCCGATCCGGCCCACCGCTTTCATCGGCCTGCAGTGCAATGGCTGCGGCCAGTGCAAGGCTAACTGCCCCACCGATTGCATCATCGGGAAAAAGAACGAACACCACAAGGTGATCCGGGGACAGTGCATCGGCTGCGGGCTGTGCTTCGAGGTCTGCCCCCAAAAGGCGGTGACCATGCTGGGAGCCTTGGGCCATGTGGATCTTACCAGGTTCTAA
- a CDS encoding DNA repair protein RadA: protein MKNKLTPKTNFVCQSCGFESPKWIGKCPSCQGWNTFVEEIRRADLRPGKGKSSRQPAPSLPQTLSQIELKNDQRLLSGISEFDRVTGGGLVSGSLTLIGGDPGIGKSTLTLQL, encoded by the coding sequence ATGAAAAATAAGCTGACTCCAAAAACCAATTTCGTCTGCCAGTCCTGCGGGTTTGAAAGCCCCAAGTGGATCGGCAAGTGCCCTTCCTGCCAGGGCTGGAATACCTTTGTGGAGGAGATCCGGCGGGCCGACCTGCGGCCGGGCAAAGGCAAGTCATCCCGGCAGCCCGCCCCTTCCCTGCCCCAGACCTTAAGCCAAATAGAACTAAAGAACGACCAGCGGCTGCTCTCCGGCATCTCGGAATTCGACCGGGTCACCGGCGGCGGCCTGGTATCCGGCTCGCTGACCCTGATTGGCGGCGATCCCGGCATCGGCAAATCCACCCTGACCCTGCAATTG
- the trmFO gene encoding methylenetetrahydrofolate--tRNA-(uracil(54)-C(5))-methyltransferase (FADH(2)-oxidizing) TrmFO: MNLKTISIIGGGLAGCEAAYQAARRGHRVNLYEMRFTGKSDRPVLNTPAHQTGLLAELVCSNSLKSTEPGNAHGLLKGELARLDSLLLKCARKVSLPAGKALAVDRDKFALAVTLAIGSDPNIKIISEEQVAIPEGPTVIASGPLTSEKFSRALVSMLGEEGLFFFDAIAPIVEAGSLDHSKMFKASRYSDEEGQYWNAPLSKKQYHEFVKQLAAAERHQPRDFEAGHYYEGCLPVEALAERNVNSLRFGMMKPVGLFNPHEGRRPYAVLQLRQENLEGTMFNLVGFQTLLKISEQQRIFRMIPGLEQAHFLRYGSMHRNTYLQGPSVLHATMQSKARDDLFFAGQLTGVEGYGESIATGLLAGINVSRHLKDQPLLIPPPLTMLGALCKYVSEGGTGKSFQPMNANFGLLPPLENSGHSKKQRSEVYSQRALKAMEGFVEYLSS; encoded by the coding sequence ATCAACTTAAAAACCATATCCATCATCGGTGGAGGGCTGGCCGGATGCGAGGCGGCTTATCAGGCCGCCCGGCGCGGCCACCGGGTCAACTTGTACGAGATGCGGTTTACAGGAAAGTCAGACAGACCTGTCCTAAACACTCCGGCCCACCAGACCGGGCTTTTGGCCGAATTAGTATGCAGCAATTCCCTGAAATCCACCGAGCCGGGCAACGCCCACGGCCTGCTCAAGGGCGAACTGGCCCGGCTGGATTCCCTGCTGCTTAAATGCGCCAGAAAAGTTTCGCTGCCGGCCGGCAAGGCCCTGGCGGTGGACCGGGACAAGTTTGCTTTGGCCGTGACCCTGGCAATCGGAAGCGATCCCAATATAAAGATTATTTCCGAAGAACAAGTCGCCATCCCGGAAGGCCCAACCGTCATAGCTTCCGGGCCCCTGACCTCGGAAAAATTCTCCCGGGCGCTGGTTTCAATGCTGGGGGAAGAAGGGCTTTTTTTCTTTGATGCCATAGCCCCCATAGTGGAGGCCGGATCGCTGGACCATTCCAAGATGTTCAAGGCCTCGCGCTATTCCGATGAAGAGGGACAGTATTGGAACGCGCCGCTGAGCAAGAAGCAGTACCATGAATTCGTGAAACAACTGGCGGCGGCCGAACGCCATCAGCCCCGCGATTTTGAAGCCGGGCATTACTACGAAGGGTGCCTGCCGGTGGAGGCGCTGGCCGAACGGAACGTAAATTCCCTGCGCTTCGGGATGATGAAGCCGGTGGGGCTGTTCAACCCCCACGAGGGTCGAAGACCCTATGCAGTGCTGCAGTTAAGGCAGGAAAATTTAGAAGGCACCATGTTCAACCTGGTGGGTTTCCAGACCCTGCTTAAAATTTCGGAGCAGCAAAGGATCTTCCGGATGATACCTGGCCTGGAACAAGCCCATTTCCTGCGTTATGGCAGCATGCACCGGAACACTTATTTGCAGGGTCCTTCGGTACTCCATGCCACCATGCAGTCCAAAGCCAGGGACGATCTGTTCTTCGCCGGTCAGCTTACCGGGGTGGAGGGCTACGGGGAATCCATCGCCACCGGGCTGCTGGCGGGCATCAATGTTTCACGTCATTTAAAAGACCAGCCGCTGCTGATCCCGCCGCCCCTAACCATGCTGGGAGCATTGTGCAAATATGTGTCCGAAGGGGGAACCGGGAAAAGCTTTCAACCCATGAACGCCAATTTTGGTTTGCTGCCGCCGTTGGAAAACTCTGGGCATTCCAAGAAACAGCGCTCTGAGGTCTATTCCCAAAGGGCGCTGAAGGCCATGGAAGGGTTTGTGGAATATCTGAGTAGTTAG
- the topA gene encoding type I DNA topoisomerase yields MPKNLVIVESPAKAKTIGKYLGRDFSVISSMGHVRDLPPSKLGVDLAKDFEPQYVTIKGKAKLVAQIKAKAKEAEKIYLACDPDREGEAIAWHIAAEIKEGKKKIHRIMFYEITRESIQSGIAHPGKIDNNKVEAQQARRILDRIVGYQVSPYLWTTVRRGLSAGRVQTVALRLICEREDEIKAFKPQEYWSLAARLQGKEGGPFEALLFKIDGKKAAIKDKAAMDQTLAGLKSGQFTVENLESKDKKRNTYPPFITSTLQQAAFRAFGYSAKKTMMLAQQLYEGIELGDEGATGLITYMRTDAVRLAPEAIAAAREYIKEKFGAEYLPPEPLHYKSRRGAQEGHEAIRPSAVERHPDKIKGYLTPEQHKVYGLIYSRFLACQMNPAVYLASTADIACGKYLFRISGNALKFNGFLAAYGIEEDDSAEYGGSKSLPPLTKGEILKLAELLPKQHFTEPPPRYNVGTLIKILEAQGIGRPSTYAAIVSTLLDREYILQEQGRFSPTELGQVVSRILIEKFPDIFEVQFTADMETELDKIEQGKLDRVQVLKDFYAPFSKDLKTAEAGKAEMKKSLEEKTDLKCPNCQSPMLIKWGRFGKFYACSNYPECKTTKPLEEEEEQNITETCEKCGSPMAVKRGRFGKFLACSNYPKCENVKSITTGVPCPEPGCTGELTERRSKRGKNFYSCSRYPDCKYASWNKPVNQPCPSCGFGHLSQKYSKAKGNYVACSKCKHEPEVEAESK; encoded by the coding sequence ATGCCAAAAAATCTGGTAATAGTTGAATCTCCGGCCAAGGCCAAGACCATCGGCAAATATCTGGGCCGTGATTTTTCCGTCATCTCCTCCATGGGGCACGTCCGGGACCTGCCGCCCAGCAAACTGGGGGTGGACCTGGCCAAGGATTTCGAACCCCAGTATGTTACCATCAAGGGCAAGGCCAAATTAGTGGCCCAGATCAAGGCCAAGGCCAAGGAGGCCGAAAAGATATACCTGGCCTGCGATCCCGACCGCGAGGGAGAGGCCATCGCCTGGCACATCGCCGCCGAGATCAAGGAGGGCAAGAAGAAGATCCACCGGATCATGTTCTATGAGATAACCAGAGAGAGCATCCAGAGCGGCATTGCCCATCCCGGCAAGATCGACAATAATAAGGTGGAGGCCCAGCAGGCCCGGAGGATCCTGGACCGGATCGTGGGCTACCAGGTCAGCCCCTATCTGTGGACCACCGTGCGGCGGGGGCTCTCGGCCGGGCGGGTGCAGACCGTGGCCTTGAGGCTGATCTGCGAGCGGGAGGACGAGATCAAGGCCTTTAAGCCCCAGGAATACTGGTCTTTAGCAGCCAGGCTCCAGGGCAAGGAAGGCGGGCCGTTCGAGGCCCTGCTGTTCAAGATCGACGGCAAGAAGGCCGCCATCAAGGATAAAGCCGCCATGGACCAGACGCTGGCCGGACTTAAATCCGGACAGTTCACGGTGGAGAACCTGGAATCCAAAGACAAAAAACGCAACACCTACCCGCCGTTCATCACCAGCACTTTGCAGCAGGCGGCCTTCCGGGCTTTCGGCTATTCGGCCAAGAAGACCATGATGTTGGCCCAGCAGTTGTACGAGGGGATCGAGCTGGGCGACGAGGGCGCCACCGGCCTAATCACCTACATGCGCACCGACGCGGTGCGGCTGGCTCCGGAGGCCATCGCCGCTGCCCGGGAATATATCAAGGAAAAATTCGGGGCAGAATACCTGCCGCCGGAGCCTTTGCACTACAAGTCGCGCCGGGGAGCCCAGGAGGGCCACGAGGCCATCCGGCCCTCGGCAGTGGAGCGGCACCCCGACAAGATCAAGGGCTACCTGACGCCGGAACAACACAAGGTCTACGGGCTGATTTACAGCCGGTTCCTGGCCTGCCAGATGAACCCCGCCGTATACCTGGCTTCCACCGCCGACATCGCCTGCGGAAAATACCTGTTCCGGATTTCGGGCAATGCCCTTAAATTCAACGGTTTTCTGGCGGCCTACGGGATAGAGGAGGACGACTCCGCCGAATACGGCGGCAGCAAGAGCCTGCCGCCATTGACCAAGGGCGAGATATTAAAGCTGGCCGAGCTTTTACCCAAACAGCATTTCACCGAGCCGCCGCCGCGCTATAACGTGGGCACCCTGATTAAGATCCTGGAGGCCCAGGGCATCGGGCGCCCGTCCACCTACGCCGCCATCGTCAGCACCCTGCTGGATCGGGAGTACATCCTGCAGGAGCAGGGACGTTTTTCTCCCACCGAGCTGGGCCAGGTGGTCAGCCGGATACTGATCGAAAAATTCCCCGACATCTTCGAGGTCCAGTTTACCGCCGACATGGAAACCGAGCTGGACAAGATAGAGCAGGGCAAGCTTGACCGGGTCCAGGTGCTGAAAGATTTTTACGCTCCTTTTTCCAAGGATCTGAAAACGGCCGAGGCTGGCAAGGCGGAGATGAAGAAGTCCTTGGAGGAGAAGACCGACCTGAAATGCCCCAACTGCCAGAGCCCGATGCTCATCAAATGGGGGCGGTTCGGCAAGTTCTACGCCTGCTCCAATTATCCCGAGTGCAAGACCACCAAGCCGCTGGAGGAGGAAGAGGAGCAAAATATCACCGAGACCTGCGAAAAATGCGGCAGCCCCATGGCGGTCAAACGGGGCCGGTTCGGAAAATTTTTAGCCTGCTCAAATTATCCCAAGTGCGAGAACGTGAAATCCATCACCACCGGAGTGCCCTGCCCCGAGCCGGGCTGCACCGGCGAGCTGACCGAACGTCGCAGCAAGCGGGGCAAGAATTTCTATTCCTGCAGCCGCTATCCCGACTGCAAATACGCCAGCTGGAACAAGCCGGTCAACCAGCCATGCCCCAGCTGCGGGTTCGGCCACCTGTCCCAGAAATACAGCAAGGCCAAGGGGAATTACGTGGCCTGCTCCAAGTGCAAGCACGAGCCGGAGGTGGAAGCGGAATCTAAATGA
- a CDS encoding phosphatase PAP2 family protein: MELLTNAGEAEIGIALCAGVGLFGGEKARQSAKLVLFADGASAMVTYGLKNVVNRPRPEGPTERSNSSFPSGHSIGAFALATVFAHQYPKIAIPCYTVASGIALSRVYLGRHYPSDVLAGAAIGFATAKLVLHFRNGILDFEFDTWLQNRFKKDESPALPDSNSVN; the protein is encoded by the coding sequence ATGGAACTATTGACCAATGCCGGCGAGGCAGAGATCGGCATTGCCCTGTGCGCCGGAGTGGGCCTGTTCGGCGGAGAGAAAGCCCGGCAAAGCGCCAAGCTGGTCCTGTTCGCCGACGGCGCCTCGGCCATGGTAACTTACGGCTTGAAGAATGTGGTCAACCGGCCGCGGCCCGAAGGGCCGACCGAGCGCTCCAACTCCTCCTTCCCCTCCGGACACTCCATCGGGGCCTTTGCCCTGGCCACGGTCTTTGCCCACCAGTATCCTAAGATCGCCATTCCCTGCTACACCGTTGCGTCGGGAATAGCATTGTCCAGAGTTTATCTGGGGCGGCATTATCCGTCTGACGTCCTGGCCGGCGCAGCCATAGGCTTTGCCACCGCCAAGCTGGTTCTGCATTTCAGAAATGGCATCCTGGATTTCGAATTTGACACCTGGCTGCAAAACAGGTTCAAGAAAGATGAAAGCCCCGCCCTGCCCGATAGTAACTCAGTAAATTGA
- a CDS encoding MCE family protein, which translates to MSNRRNEIIVGVVVLSAITFLIAGLLWFNRIDVGRKSYLVKIAFEDAGGMRSGDPVTVSGFDKGKVKNIALNKAKPGIIATLMLDSDVELKKDAQFWLTDASLMGDKQIAIYSGASDQPYDISQIHDGFRNPGLMETMVKMGYLATEAAQLIGKMKNDLATPENIKNISSTLKNLDQASQQLSLMTSQNRQALTQTVQDVNKLISPNKAKLDSTIQSLARASANLDSIAYKINSGQGTAGQLVNNKELYEDLKKTNKQLQDLIADIKANPKKYLTVKIF; encoded by the coding sequence ATGTCAAATCGCCGTAACGAAATAATCGTGGGAGTAGTGGTTTTATCCGCCATCACTTTCTTGATAGCCGGGCTTTTATGGTTCAACCGCATCGACGTGGGGCGAAAAAGCTATCTGGTGAAGATCGCCTTTGAGGACGCCGGTGGCATGCGCAGCGGCGACCCGGTGACCGTCTCCGGCTTTGACAAGGGCAAGGTCAAGAATATCGCCCTGAACAAGGCCAAGCCCGGCATCATAGCCACTTTAATGCTGGACAGCGATGTGGAACTGAAGAAGGACGCCCAGTTCTGGCTGACCGACGCCAGCCTGATGGGCGACAAGCAGATCGCCATCTACTCCGGCGCTTCGGACCAGCCCTACGACATCTCCCAGATCCACGACGGCTTCCGCAACCCCGGGCTGATGGAGACCATGGTCAAGATGGGTTACCTGGCCACCGAGGCCGCTCAGCTGATCGGCAAGATGAAGAACGACCTGGCCACCCCGGAAAATATCAAAAATATTTCCTCCACCTTAAAGAACCTGGACCAGGCCTCGCAGCAGCTGAGCCTGATGACTTCCCAGAACCGTCAGGCCCTTACTCAGACGGTGCAGGACGTCAACAAGCTGATCTCGCCCAACAAGGCCAAGCTGGACAGCACCATCCAGAGCCTGGCCCGGGCCAGCGCCAACCTGGATTCCATAGCCTATAAGATCAACTCCGGCCAGGGCACCGCCGGGCAGTTAGTAAATAATAAAGAATTGTACGAGGATCTGAAGAAGACTAACAAGCAGTTGCAGGATCTGATCGCGGATATAAAGGCCAATCCCAAGAAATATCTGACGGTGAAGATATTCTGA
- a CDS encoding DTW domain-containing protein: MRHKSGSEAKPRCPRCRLHLELCVCGLAPEFDLSTKAVVIMHYAEERRKSNSGMLSRLVLKNSEIFLRGLRDGPAAPEPSEKYPNSLVLFPGAGSQELNDNFLATIPRPITLILADGNWNQAGHMVKREALMKDVPKVHLPLGEPTNYRLRKPQAQNRICTFEALSRALGIIEGLEIEQKLKEFFYLWVSRSLKMRGQPDEN, from the coding sequence ATGAGGCATAAATCCGGCTCCGAAGCCAAACCCCGCTGTCCCCGCTGCCGTCTGCACCTGGAGCTCTGCGTCTGCGGGCTGGCTCCTGAATTTGATCTTTCCACCAAGGCGGTGGTGATCATGCATTACGCCGAGGAAAGGCGCAAAAGCAACAGCGGCATGCTGTCCAGGCTGGTATTGAAGAATTCCGAGATATTCTTAAGGGGTTTGCGGGACGGCCCGGCCGCTCCGGAGCCTTCGGAAAAGTATCCCAATTCCCTGGTGCTTTTCCCGGGGGCCGGTTCTCAGGAATTAAATGACAATTTTCTGGCAACCATTCCCCGGCCCATAACCCTGATCCTGGCCGACGGCAACTGGAACCAGGCCGGGCACATGGTCAAGCGCGAAGCGCTGATGAAGGATGTTCCCAAGGTCCACCTGCCCCTTGGGGAACCAACAAACTACCGGTTGCGCAAGCCCCAGGCTCAGAACCGGATTTGCACTTTTGAAGCCTTAAGCCGGGCGCTGGGGATAATAGAGGGGCTGGAGATCGAGCAGAAACTGAAAGAGTTCTTTTATCTCTGGGTTTCCCGCAGCCTTAAAATGAGAGGCCAGCCGGATGAAAACTGA